The genomic stretch atgagaaatgtaaaaaaaaaagattagttAATTTACATTTCATAAAtataatacactaaaaaaaaaagtaaaacttTATATATACCGTGCTTGCACGTGAGCTAAACTAGTAAAAACATCATTTAATTATTTCTTTTTTTGGTTTCTTGTCCTATGCCTAGTGcgcataggatagaaaaaccgATAGAAAATTATCATCCtctttattttgaaatttttatgtattaatatttttatttccGACATTTACATTATGGAGTAATTCGATTTTTACCTTACAATAACTTACTTCAACTATATATTTTGTGTCTAATTAATTGTTTGCATTAAAATACATCTCACAaagaatgaaaaaggtaaacaaatgattcgaATGGAGTATTATTTATGCAATTGTATCTTGACTAATTGTTTACCTTTATTTTGTTCTTATAATGAAAATGACTTGCGAATTAgacaaaaatttataaaatattgtTCGAAGCCAGTGAAACAACACAAGCCCATTTTACTACACTTTTTGTTCAACCACATTTCCCTGAACTTTTtatatttttaaacatttttgtttaaaaaagaGAGAGACAAAACAAATAATTATCTGCAAAAGGCAAGTGAAAATAGAGGCCGGAGCGAGGGAGAAATGTCAGATGGAAATGAACCCAAACTGTTGAATTGAGAATACATAGGAAGATAATGCAAATAAACATAGTCCAAATTCTTCCATCCTCTTACCCCATTAAGCTATTTGTCCAACAACACAAACCACAATGCAGTATaaatcataaaaagtcaatacaGCAAGACTAGCATGTAGTCTAGTTGGCATGAACTTCGGCAGAAAGACCTGTGATTTGAAAGACATACGCGTCACTTCTCCTCGCTTGGCTTATCATCATCTTTCTTCTGCACAACACCAAAGGCTGTTAGTACTAGTAGCAGAACACACTCCTTTTTCAATGAAGCCAAAAGACTTTGGAACACAAAGGAATAATACAGAATGACTCATTAAGCTGGTTGCGTTTCTGGTGCTATTGAGAAGCAACCGGGGGACAgaatgataattaaacattgttttcgtgaagccaacaaggttgctgacttcatggcttcagttggacattcatgtccaactctttcgaggtggtttgatagccggtggcttcaacttacctccctcattcgaaaggatgagataggttggtcctaccctaaaggatcaacctagttttcttacctaatcaaacTCAAACCAGTACTTGGACTTGGAACTCTCTGTCTCAataaattgtttgctacaaaaaCCATATAAAGGGACTAAAGTTCAATTCTATCCTTCACTCTTCCCAGTCTGCCTAAGACCCTCCACGGCTCAACCACTCATCTGACTGCAACACGCCCACTTGAGTAACCCTCTTCCTATTCAACCGAATGAAAAATAACCTCCTACCCTCATATCCCTCTCATACCGGCACCCACCTGTTCTTCATATGTAAGAGTAACAAAGTAATCCAGTTCAAACCTTTTTCGAAGTAGAAACACCGACAAATGACCAAGGAAGCTATAATAAAAAtggtaaaaaataaaaaattgacaGGACAAGAGGGAGAAATGGAGAATTATGGTGAGAAACACTTGCATGAAAAGTCAGCACGAAATATGGAAGTGAGTTCAAAGTTTTAGAGGCAGCTAATTTGATGTGCATGTAAGTGAAAGGTATACACCGGAAGAGCGCTGAAAGGTAAACTCTTAAAGTGTCACAATCCTTACCCAGATATCTACTTTAACTACATAGGGAGATTGGTAATTAAATGCAGGAAAATGGAAAATACATTAAGCAAGGCCAGAGAGGCAGATGCTTGGGGAAGGGAATCACACTACATAACGAGGATGGCTCACCTCAGACTGATTTTGCATAGAAGCCAGCAGATCTTTAACTGAGGGATCATTAGGGTCCACTCCTGGAAGCTGCCATACAGAACATGCAAGTTCATTTGTAAATCAACAATCATAATTTAAAGAGCCACATATAAGGGTAATGTTTCAAGGAGAAAAAATCCTCTGTAATAATAACTACACCGACTTGTAATGATACGAATTTTACTCGAGAGAATAAAACTCGTATGAGTGCAGCGgaaacaaagaaagaacaaacaagatccgaacgtactaggtacgacccgaTCTGATTTgtaaggatatttgtttcgatttatgtaaataaatcgaaccaatgggatatttgctattgttagacctataacaataacaatggggATAGACAATGTTAAACTACACCGATAGTCTAACAAAGAGATTAACGCTCTACACCGATAGAGTTAATCGGGTTTTTCACAAGACGACGCTTGAGATCAACCTTTCGAAATTGTAGACACAACTTCTATGTTTTACTTGAAAATACTCAAATAAAAACAATGGTTTTGTTTGAAATTCTTAACTTGTTTGATGATTAAATCCTTCGACAATACATGGCTTATATAGCCGTTTAGGATGCTAATACTAGCTTACATAGGATGCCAATTTAGCATTTAAAACTAGACTTAATAGCTAATTAAGACCATTAATCTTGGACAAATTAAGGCCCTCTTAAATGCAGAATTAAAACTACAAATGAATGGTAATAAACACCCAACTAAATGAGGCATTAATACCCTTTTATTGACTCAAAAGAAATTTGTATCTAGAAGGCCTTGGAATAACTACTCCTTTAGACGGATCCAATGCATGACAATAAGCAAACGAAACGAGCCTTCGACTTTAAtcgcatcatcccctcccccttggaaaggaattgtcctcaattcatgTAATCGAACTTAATCGGGATCAAATATGAACACTTCATGCACACAAACAAAAAGAATACCAAACACCATTTTGTGCCTTCCACTCCTCCTCCCTCCATGCACAAGTCTTGATAGCTTACCATAGATCTCATCCTTGAACAAATGATGCAAACAAGAGGAATCCTTCATAGTTGCAGCATCCTTTTCTATTTCAAAATCAACGAAATAAGAATCGGATTGATCTTGAAATTTAATAGACTCAATTTTGCTCTTGTAGACCTTGGGATTTAGATCGAACTCATACCCACAACTAAACGAATCACACGGTGCTTTGAAACCAGAAATCACTCCTTCCCCATCACCATACTCGTCAAAGATAGGAGGTAATCTTGGATCAAACTTAACATTTTGTTCATAGATGCCTTCAAACGAGAATACacctaacattttttttttttcggatgaaTAGTACCCCGTGAACAgtaatttttgtggttttttttttttttttttttgttcaattcgtaccttcaagatccaatcgattaaacctcaactacctcgctgagtttaacctttgaataccaatcgcgttggatattcaactactaattgattgggacctccttaggaccgtcttgatttttcggggtgatcaagagccgaagctctgataccactaatGATACGAATTTTACTCGAGAGAATAAAACTCGTATGAGTGCAGCGgaaacaaagaaagaacaaacaagatccgaacgtactaggtacgacccgaTCTGATTTgtaaggatatttgtttcgatttatgtaaataaatcgaaccaatgggatatttgctattgttagacctataacaataacaatggggATAGACAAGGTTAAACTACACCGATAGTCTAACAAAGAGATTAACGCTCTACACCGATAGAGTTAATCGGGTTTTTCACAAGACGGCGCTTGAGATCAACCTTTCGAAATTGTAGACACAACTTCTATGTTTTACTTGAAAATACTCAAATAAAAACAATGGTTTTGTTTGAAATTCTTAACTTGTTTGATGATTAAATCCTTCGACAATACATGGCTTATATAGCCGTTTAGGATGCTAATACTAGCTTACATAGGATGCCAATTTAGCATTTAAAACTAGACTTAATAGCTAATTAAGACCATTAATCTTGGACAAATTAAGGCCCTCTTAAATGCAGAATTAAAACTACAAATGAATGGTAATAAACACCCAACTAAATGAGGCATTAATACCCTTTTATTGACTCAAAAGAAATTTGTATCTAGAAGGCCTTGGAATAACTACTCCTTTAGACGGATCCAATGCATGACAATAAGCAAACGAAACGAGCCTTCGACTTTAATCGCATCATGTAATGCCAGTATACCATTTTCTAAGTTATACTCAATTGCTTACAGGTTCTTTCTTCTCACTTGAAATAATTCAATTAGTTGTGAGCTCAGAGTAGCAGTGACATACCGACGCAAGAATTGATGACACAAAAGATTGGTCAGACAGCAATTTGTTCATATCTGTCTGACTTGACTGACTTGATGAGTCTTTCGCACTGTCCTCCACAGAGAGTTGAAGAGCTGCATGCAAAAACAAAAGTATAAAAATTCCACGAGATGAACTACTGTCAAAGCTAAAAGAACTTGATAAACGTTGAACGGTAAATCACCCAGCTGAAACTACCCTAAATATTTAGCAGGGAAAGCACTAGAAAACCTTCTCAGAAAGTAAACTGAGGAATTAAAGATTGTGCGTTATTAACGGCATATAATATGAGTTCTCAGATTAATCAGCGTTGTTCAATCACCTTTTACCTAGCCTGCAAAAGTATTGCTGAATAGTCTCAAGTCTTTCCTGACATTGCCAACTTGTTATGACCAGACTATAATCTTGGTCAAGTAACACACGTCTACTGCCAAAAGTCAAAAACATGAAGGAACCCTATACTGGATAAGTAGTGCCTTGTTACCTAAGACTGAAACTGTTCTGACTAAGAACTTGGTTGGTAAGCCAAGTAGAAACTGAATGCATGATACATCGACACTAAGGTGAACCGACCCCTTCTATTCTCCAACTTTTCCTAATGATTCAGGATTTAAGAGATACTAACCAAGCTGCAAGTCCTCGTCTACAGCTGCATCTGACATATCTATATCTCTCACAGTCGTTGTGGAGGCAGGTTCATCCATTGACATTGCTAATGCCTGCTGCAGTAGAGCATTCTCATCGTCCTGACAAGTTAAAAACAAAAATGCACCAATCAGGAAAATACAAATTCTCATCTGAGACGATCTCATAATAGGATTATCAGATACCCACTCATATAATGgggtggtcattacttttatctGACATTTTTTTATTCGGTGGGCAAATGGGTAGCTTTTTTTAGTTAAATGCGCTAAGTTCACCCTAAAACAGCACAAGCCGGTCTCTCAAGAGACTTAATGTTAGGAAAATAGTTGGAACGAAGGTTTGTTAAGTAGATACTTCCTTAGTCGAAATTTAACTGCAGTTCACAGCTATTACAGAAATAAGTATGATGACTTCAAAAATCTGTAATAAAAGACAAAGCGAGTAAAAGTAAATCCCAATAAAAGCAAACTCTTatagaaataataatagtaaGTACCATTATATCAATTTTCTTATCCGCTTCATCTTTTGAACCGCTACCTTCTCCCATAATCGCATCTTGAGAGCTCGATTCTCCTTTTTGCTGTCCAGAAGCTTCTTCTGCAGCCTTTTTTGCAGCTGCCTCCTGCCTTGCCCTCTCTTCCTCCATTGAAACTCTAAGAGCAAGTGCCAGCTCGGGATCGAGGTTTGGATCAACACCAAAATCAAATCCAGTCACCCCACCAGCAGCGGCAGCTGCTGCAGCTGCAGCGAAACCACTTCCTCCTTCCCCATCACCAGTAAATATTGGAGTACTGTCAACAAAGATTTGTTGATGAGATATATATGGTTGCATATCTGGAGTTGGTCAAAATTTATAAAGACAACCATGTCTCAACAAGTACCTTATAAGTACATCGGACAAAGCATTGGAACCTGGGGGCACATGGACATAGTGACTGGTTTCATTGTTGTTCACTGCAGCCACTAAGGCCTCGAGTTTCTCTGATTTGCCTTCTTCATCTTCACCAAAATCAACAACATCAAGAGCGACACTGTTCTTCTTTAACTTACGGCCAATCATCTCTAACGTCTTTTTCTCATATTCAACAGGACTACCAGAAGATAATACGATtcagaaatgcaataaacaaaCTAACTATaggaaaacagaaaaaaaaatgcAGGTGAGAAAAAAGAATGCAGTAGTTTCACCTTCCAGCAAATACGATAATTCTCTgctgttgttttttgttttgacGATGTTTTAGAGCCAATTGGGCCACTTGAATTCCAGCTGCTAAGTCCATTTCGCCACCAATTTCAAGGCCTTAATCCAAAAGATAATAGTCAGTAAAGAGTACTCTTGACTCTTGAGTCTTGTCAACCTTTTGTTTACCGGGAAGGGGGGGTTAAGTTGACTTTGGACAGCAAGTTGAGCTGGATGTAAATGGACTTATGGAGGGGAAGGAAGTAGAGGGTAggaaagatttgaaagaaaaaaaatatcatGCTCCTTTCTCCTGTTCTCCCACCCTTCCACTTTATACAAACAAACCCCAAGTCTCCGAATGACAATTTTGAGCATAtaaaagaacgatgaaatcccaTCTTTAGGAAATAACACCTCTTTTCCAGATCCAGCTATGATAATATGCTATGCAAATCAATCAACTTAAATAATACTACGTCCATCCAAAATTCATCATCCCCTTTAACATCGTTGGTTTACTGATGTTAACTTTAGCCATTAATTTCTCCAAACTCATGTAAATAATACAAACTCCATCTCAAGTTTGTTGTCCCTATCTGATTTTAGTGGCTTATTGATATTAACTTCAACCATTAATTTGTTCAAATATATGTAGAGATATGATGTAAAATTTGATGTGGTCGATTTACAAAAACTACcatttttatataattattattaacAATTGTTTTTTGTTTTCTGTGAGACAATCTCAGTCAAAGACAGCATAATTTGACCATCAACGTCAAACTGGGATAATAAaaagggggaggggggggggggagtgtATGACAGGTATGGAACTACGGAGTGGACAGATATTGTGCATCTTGCCTTGAAGCATTGCAGAAAGAAGAAAGTTAAAACAGGACCCCAAAGCGTAGACAACAATAAACAATATTACTCCTCTCATACGTTGTTATTAATAATTTTCACACAAGATACAAGAATTCACTTCTATGACAGTGATCATTCAATTTCTTCAATGACTACTCATCACCACCAGTGACATTGATAAGATACTCCAAGGTAGATCAGAATCCTTCGGGCCTTCCGCATGATCATGCAAACTGTCACCCTTAACCTTAAGTAGGTTGCCATTCACTGCTTTACTAACCATCCTACCACAAAACCCTAATCAGCTCATCCAATAGCCCCAACACTCTTTCAGGAAAGATGTAAGCTCCATTCGGAAAAAATTAGTCCACACATCAGTCACCAGACTAAGTTCTGCACTAAGTTGCCCCAGCCCGGCCCCCCAACAAAAAAAAGAACCCGACTTTACTAGATGACCACTATCCCCTAGAACCTCACCTAACATTCTAGCTACTTAAGAGATTCTGGTAATAACCAATCAGTTAGCTCGACCCATCAGCTATGATCATAAGATAAGACGGAAAATTTATCTTTTTAACTATATTCCGAATAAATAGTGACAACACAGCACACACAGCACAAGCAAACAAACAAACAATTGACAAAGCAAGCCAAGTAATTTGAGATCAGTGAACATGAACCATCACAAAAAGCCAGGATTAGAATTCGGCTTCGAAAAACTAACCGTGCATACAAGCCAAGATTTTGCCAAGGTCACTGGTGGGAGTAACCAAGACACGAACACCTTTACCAGCCATTGTCAATAATCCAACTGTATTTTCTGGATTAGACTGCCCAAAACATAGCAATTACACAATCAAATCAACAGAAACCCTAATTAAGTAACTATtcaaaattagggtttgcgagaaaTCGGAAGTACCTGAGTTTTGGCGCCGCAGATTAGATTAACGGCATCGGAAAGAGATTGAAATCTGTTGGGAGAGTAATCGCCGTTGCGCATCCACTCCGAATTGTCGATGCAGATCATCGTCGCCTGGAATTACAATTAATTGCAAGAAAAATTAGGAATTGATACAGAAAGAAGGATAACCAGAAACCCTAAATCGGAAAAAAGTTGAGATTGAGAACATACCTCGAGCACCATGGTTGTAAGTAGAGGAATAAGTAGATTGTTAGAAAAGTTTAGGGAATTGGGGAAGAAGAAGTAGAGAAAGCTGAAGAAGGAGCAAATGAACGATGCGATTTGATTAACACTTCCTGATTTTATAAGTTTGCTTGAACAAGAGGAAACGATAAGTATACAACGGACGGAGTATTCAACCCAAATTATATAACCCGGTTAAGATTTGGGAATAGAATAGACTCGTACTAGTTTGCGTGCCCGTCCCTCCCGGACTACCTAAacttattttttaaattttattttataaaataaaataaaattacggTAACTTATTTTATACACTAACTAGTTTTgtggcccgtgaaattcacgggatgttttgttttgagtgtgatgtttctagtgtttttagtaattgaaattttataaaatatcaaaacatatAGTAAACTCATCTTATGAATAAATCATTGATTGCGTACTAAGATTATGGGCATTtacatgttaacataaagatca from Silene latifolia isolate original U9 population chromosome 2, ASM4854445v1, whole genome shotgun sequence encodes the following:
- the LOC141643348 gene encoding 26S proteasome non-ATPase regulatory subunit 4 homolog — translated: MVLEATMICIDNSEWMRNGDYSPNRFQSLSDAVNLICGAKTQSNPENTVGLLTMAGKGVRVLVTPTSDLGKILACMHGLEIGGEMDLAAGIQVAQLALKHRQNKKQQQRIIVFAGSPVEYEKKTLEMIGRKLKKNSVALDVVDFGEDEEGKSEKLEALVAAVNNNETSHYVHVPPGSNALSDVLISTPIFTGDGEGGSGFAAAAAAAAAGGVTGFDFGVDPNLDPELALALRVSMEEERARQEAAAKKAAEEASGQQKGESSSQDAIMGEGSGSKDEADKKIDIMDDENALLQQALAMSMDEPASTTTVRDIDMSDAAVDEDLQLALQLSVEDSAKDSSSQSSQTDMNKLLSDQSFVSSILASLPGVDPNDPSVKDLLASMQNQSEKKDDDKPSEEK